The following are from one region of the Gossypium hirsutum isolate 1008001.06 chromosome D03, Gossypium_hirsutum_v2.1, whole genome shotgun sequence genome:
- the LOC107950014 gene encoding uncharacterized protein, which produces MTVTLEVNENLSTRYHYGTRRRTKEMDQRLEKLEQLQEQMQTQMQEKLAKLQQDMEASQRELLNQLKLLTAGGHDKGKSPAVNSGDDHEDPAYPPGFAPTNVQTHPGVYPQRVPVTIRSQYQVGAPTSLNFPTGSGSNPGDNPINIVVPDLDDAAEIEKTRIDLPKQLEDRCKWLEEKFQAMENADYHRGIDAKDLSLVPDLVLPPKFKMPEFEKYNGTSCPEAHITMFRRRMTEYINNDPLSIHGFQDSLIGSTARWYNQLSRANIHSWKDLTQAFMKQYRHVMDIAPDRIVLQNMEKKPNESFRQYAQRWREVAAQVQPPLLEKEITMLFINTLKAPFLNHMLGSATKSFSDIVMSGEMIENAIRCGKIEAGESTKRSVPRKKEHEINNTSTFNRDHSKSITVGQARAVIANQQNFSKQEFNLRPSVERPQFTPIPVTYRELYQNLFDAHVVSPFYLKPMQPPYPKWYDANAQCEYHTGTKGNSIETCTAFKKLVEKLINLGIVKIGDSSGPNVAENLLPNHDNKGVNTIIESGRKRVKANVAEIRTPLEWVWEQMVKRGLIKKNSIEKPEGARKFCEFHAEEGHDIQKCTEFRTMVQNLMDSKELEFYEEINGLEKGEVYATEEVSTGKAQKANYPVVPWNYDCNVTIPGEESLVNASGEDEGFYTRSGKRYDPANARVESGKGKALAVKLGKAKVDKIEPRVNQPVLNETYVADDISVNKLDHLVNNIGADNFIFFNDDEIPPGGRGATKALHISTH; this is translated from the exons atgacagttaccctggaagtCAACGAAAATTTGTCAACTAGATATCATTACGGTACTCGCCGGAGaaccaaagaaatggatcaaagactAGAGAAATTAGAGCAATTGCAAGAACAGATGCAAACTCAGATGCAAGAAAAACTAGCCAAACTGCAGCAAGATATGGAAGCATCCCAAAGAGAACTATTGAATCAATTAAAACTGTTAACGGCTGGCGGGCACGATAAGGGGAAGAGCCCCGCAGTAAATTCTGGGGATGATCACGAAGACCCTGCCTACCCTCCAGGTTTCGCCCCAACTAATGTCCAAACGCATCCAGgggtgtacccacagagggtacctGTCACCATTAGATCCCAATACCAAGTTGGTGCCCCAACATCGTTGAACTTCCCAACAGGTTCGGGTTCTAATCCAGGGGATAATCCTATTAATATTGTGGTCCCGGATCTCGACGACGCAGCAGAAATAGAGAAAACAAGAATAGACCTACCAAAACAATTAGAAGACCGATGTAAATGGTTAGAGGAGAAGTTTCAAGCCATGGAAAATGCCGATTACCATCGAGGAATAGACGCTAAAGATTTGAGCCTGGTACCTGATCTGGTGCTCCCTCCCAAATTTAAAATGCcggaatttgagaagtacaacggGACCAGTTGCCCCGAAGCCCATATCACTATGTTTCGTAGGAGGATGACGGAATACATCAACAATGATCCATTGTCGATTCATGGCTttcaggacagtttgatcgggtCAACGGCTAGATGGTACAACCAATTAAGTCGGGCCAACATTCATTCATGGAAGGATTTGACGCAAGCCTTTATGAAGCAGTATAGACACGTGATGGATATAGCACCCGATCGAATTGTattgcaaaacatggaaaaaaagcCTAATGAGAGTTTCCGGCAATatgctcagagatggagggaagtAGCAGCGCAAGTTCAACCACCGCTTTTAGAGAAGGAGATAACCATGCTTTTTATCAATACCCTAAAAGCTCCATTTCTCAATCACATGCTGGGCAGTGCCACTAAAAGTTTTTCAGACATAGtgatgtctggagaaatgatagagaaCGCCATAAGATGTGGCAAGATAGAGGCAGGAGAAAGTACTAAAAGGTCAGTACCAAGGAAGAAGGAGCATGAGATAAACAATACAAGCACGTTTAACAGGGACCATTCTAAATCAATTACGGTGGGGCAAGCTAGGGCGGTAATCGCTAACcagcaaaatttttcaaaacaagAATTCAATCTAAGGCCAAGTGTAGAGAGACCTCAATTCACACCCATCCCAGTGACATATAGGGAATTGTACCAGAacttatttgatgcacatgtggtATCTCCATTTTACCTGAAACcaatgcaacctccataccctAAGTGGTATGACGCAAACGCCCAATGCGAGTATCACACAGGGACTAAGGGGAATTCTATTGAGACCTGCACTGCATTCAAGAAGTTAGTGGaaaaacttatcaatttagggATCGTAAAGATTGGTGACTCATCAGGACCAAACGTAGCAGAGAATCTGTTGCCCAATCATGACAATAAAGGGGTGAACACGATAATTGAGAGCGGAAGAAAGAGAGTCAAAGCCAACGTAGCCGAGATAAGGACCCCCCTTGAATGGGTTTGGGAACAAATGGTGAAAAGAGGTCTCATCAAGAAAAATTCAATAGAAAAGCCTGAAGGAGCAAGGAAGTTTTGTGAGTTCCACGCAGAAGAAGGCCATGACATCCAAAAGTGTACCGAGTTCAGAACCATGGTGCAAAACTTAATGGATAGCAAAGAGTTAGAGTTTTATGAAGAGATTAATGGACTAGAAAAAGGAGAGGTTTATGCTACAGAAGAAGTGTCTACGGGGAAAGCCCAAAAGGCTAATTACCCGGTG gttccttggaattacgattGCAATGTAACAATCCCAGGAGAAGAGAGCTTGGTAAATGCTTCAGGAGAAGATGAAGGATTCTATACACGAAGTGGAAAACGCTATGATCCGGCAAACGCAAGGGTGGAATCTGGAAAAGGAAAGGCCTTAGCGGTTAAATTGGGAAAAGCAAAAGTAGACAAAATTGAGCCACGTGTCAATCAGCCG gtgctaaatgaaacttaCGTCGCCGATGATATCTCAGTGAATAAGTTGGACCATTTGGTTAATAATATCGGTGCCgacaatttcattttctttaatgatgatgaaataccacccgGGGGAAGAGGAGCCACCAAAGCCTTACATATTTCTACTCACTGA